The Labilibaculum sp. sequence ACAGAACCAATCCGTACGAAGGTGGCTACCTTATTTTTGCAGGATTACAAGACCTTCTTAAAATATTAAAAACTTTTAGTTACAGTAAAGAAAATATCGAATTTCTGAAGAAAACAGGATTGAAAGATGAGTTTTTGGAGTATTTGAAGGATTTTAGATTCACGGCTACTGTTTATAGTATGAAAGAAGGTGAAATTGTATTTCCAAATGAACCATTGGTAAGGATTGAAGGAAATATTATTGAAGCACAATTAATTGAGACATTGCTTCTGAATTATTTAAATTTTCAGTCGCTAATCGCCACAAAAGCTTGTCGGATAAGAAATGTGATCGGGGATAAAGACTTTGCGGATTTTGGTTTACGCAGGGCGCAAGGCTTGGGCGGAATACATGCCAGTCGTGCCGCTGTAATTGGTGGAGCAAATACAACATCGAATGTTTACAGTGCATTTAATTACGACATTCCGGTAACGGGAACTCAGGCTCATTCATGGATTCAGAGTTTTGACTATGAACTGGAAGCATTTCGTCGTTATGCTACTATTAATCCTGATTCGACAGTATTGCTGGTTGATACTTACAACACACTTAAATCTGGTATTCCTAATGCAATAATTGTGGCAAAGGAATTGGAAGCCCAAGGTCATAGAATGATTGGCATTCGTTTGGATAGCGGCGATTTGGCATATTTAAGTAGAAAGGCAAGAAAAATGCTCGATGATGCTGGTTTGGATTATGTGAAAATTATTGCATCAAACCAGTTGAATGAGTACGTAATTAAAAGTTTGAACGATCAGGGAGCGGAGATTGATGGTTATGGGATTGGTACGGAATTAGTAACGGGAAAAGATGCCGGAGCTTTGGATGGTGTTTATAAATTAGTTCAGAACAATGGGATTCCAAGATTAAAAATATCAGAGAACATTGAAAAAATAACCATGCCGGGAAAGAAAAAGGTCGTGCGTTATTTCGATGAGGACGGAATGTTTTTTAGGGATGGAATTCTTTTAGAGAATGAAGAATCGACGAATCGTCTGTTTCATCCTTTTCATAGTCATAAGCATACTTACGTTACGGATTATAAATGTGAAGATCTGATGAGTAAGGTGATGGAAAATGGAGAGATATTAATTGAAAATCAATCTCCTGTTGAAATAAATGCCTATGTAAGGAAACGCTTTGCTCAGTTGCCGGATGGACATAAACGATTTATTAGTCCACATATTTACAAGGTTGGATTCTCTGAAAATATTTTGAGTGTGAGAGATCATATTTTAATGGATATTCGATCAAAAATAGGACATTAACAAAGAGTGCCTATTGAACAATAAAATTCAAATCAATTTTGATGCAAAATTTAGATTCCAAAATAATTCGTCCTACTTTTTTGCTTGATAAAGCAAAATGCATTACCAATATCGAAACAATGCTGACCAAGGCAAAGCGTTCAAATACGCGTTTGAGGCCTCATTTTAAAACACATCAATCGGCTGAGATTGGGGAGTGGTTTAGGGAACGAGGAGTAGATGCTATTGCTGTTTCGTCTGTAAAAATGGCGGAATATTTTGCAAATTATGGATGGGCAGATATTACAGTTGCTATTCCAATAAATGTACGTGAAATTGATTTGATTAACGAATTGGCTTCGAAAATTCAACTGAATTTGGTTGTTGAATCGCAGGAAGCTATATTGTTTTTGCAATCAGAATTAAAACACAGGGTAGAGGTATTTATTAAGGTAGATACAGGTTATCAACGCTCTGGTATTCCTGCTGAAGCAACCGGGTCTATTCGTTTGTTGGTGGATTTGATGAAGGAATCCGATAAGCTAAATTGCAAGGGTTTTTTGGCTCATACAGGACAAAATTATCAAGCAAAAAACCAAGAGGAAATACACAAGAATCATAGCAGAACATTATTGGCTTTAAACGAATTGAAGGATGTTTTCCGAAAAGAAATTCCAGGCATTGAAGTATCCTTGGGTGATACCCCAGCTTGCAGTATCAGCGAAGAATTTTACGGGATTGATGAAATAAGGCCGGGGAATTTTGTTTTTTATGATATTATGCAATACGTATTGGGCTCGTGCGATGAGGATCAGATAGCAGTGGCTGTGGCCTGCCCGGTAATTGCAAGAAATATTGATCGTAATGAATTGGTGATTCATGGTGGTGGCGTGCACTTTTCAAAAGAGTATTTGGAAGCAGATGATGAAGGAACTAAGCTATTTGGCAGTATTGTTCGCATAACAGAAAATGGATGGAGTAGGATTTTAGGTGGAGGATATTTAGCAAGCTTGTCACAAGAACATGGAATTATCCGTTGCAGTGATGAATTATTTGATGAGTTTGTGATTGGTGATTTGATTGGAATATTACCGGTTCATTCGTGTATGACTGCTAACTTAATGGGGCGATTTATGACTACAGAGGGGGAATGGATTGAAACAATGAACAGTAAGGAGTAAAAAAGTAATGGTGAACAATTACCAGCATGATTTGTTTGCTGATGAAAGATGAAGAAGATGAATTATCAGAAGGTATTGCGGCGATTCAATTTAGACAAAATAAAAAAATCCATTCTTGCAGAGATTGCTTGTACCAATACTTCCAATGCGACAATAGCATTATCATTGACGTTGGGAATATTTTTTGCCTTTTCTCCGGCTTGGGGATTTCAAACGGTACTTGCAATATCATTCGCTTTATTATTAAGATTAAACAAGGTTCTTGCTTTAATTACAGTGAATGTTAGTAGTATACCACCATTAATTCCTCTTATTTTTATTGCAGGATATCAGACCGGAGCATTGATTTTGCATGGAGAATTTCAGAAGGATCTTCCTGATTTAATGAATTTAAAGACTTTGGGTGAAAATTACCTGCAATTTGTTTTGGGTTCGCTGGTGTTTGCGGTATTGATTGGTTTCATTTTCTATTTGGTGATTTCTCTGATTTTAGGAAGGTATCGGAAAGTTTAAAAGAAAGAGAAGTTTTTTTTTTTTGTGATACACCCTTTCGCCTGTCGGTACTTTGTTCACAATATGATTTCAAATTGCGTTCACAATCTTAACTGCTTTACGGTACCCTGTAAAGGATAAGAATCAGTTCTTTTTTCTTTGTGTGACTTAGTGGTAATCCTTCGAGTTTATTTTGTGGTTAAATTATTATGCCATAAAAAAAAGGAACGCACAATTGTACGTTCCTTATAAATCATTATTTGATTGTATTATTTTACTGGAATATTTTTCAATGTTTCAACTAAGAAATCCCAGAATTTAACAACGGTATCAATTTTTACTTTTTCATCCGGAGAGTGAGGGAAACGGATCGTTGGTCCGAAAGAAATCATATCCCAATGAGGATAAACAGCTCCTAATAAACCACACTCTAAACCTGCGTGAATAGCTTTGATTTCAGGAATTTTTCCGTATTTTTTATTGTACACTTCCTGCATGGTTTTCAAGATTGGAGAATCCATGTTCGGTTTCCATCCCGGATATTCACCTTCTAATTTTACTTTACCACCAGCCAATACAAAAGTTGAAACAATTGCTTGTCCCAAATCTTCTTTTGCAGAGTTTACAGATGAACGCAATAAAGCTTGAATGGTAACAACACCATTTTCACTTACCACACGTGCAAGGTTAGTTGATGTTTCAACCAAGCCAGGCATAGCATCGCTCATGCGGATTACACCGTTTGGACAAGCGTAAATAGCGTTGATTAAGTTTTTCTGGCTCTTGTTTTTGAATACATGTTTTGGAGCATCCGTTGGCTCGGCAAAAAATGCTAAATCAGGCTCTACTGCTGATAATTCTGCTTTGTAAATAGCTTCGTATTCAGCAACTCCGGCAAGGAATTTTTCGGTGTATCTTTCTGGAACAGCAACAATTGCAAATGATTCACGGGGAATCGCATTGCGCAATGATCCACCGTCAACAGAAGACATTCTTAATTTGTATTTTTTAGTTGCCACTTTTAAGAAGCGGAACAACAATTTGTTTGAGTTTCCACGTCCTAAAATAATCTCCATTCCTGAGTGCCCCCCTTTTAAGCCTTTCATGTATAGCTTGTAGCCAACATATCCTTTTTCAAGCTTATCTTCCTTGTATTTGAAAGTAACATTGGCATCGATACCACCGGCACAACCAACATACAATTCACCTTCATCTTCCGAATCCATGTTTAGAAGGATATCTCCATCTAAAACGTCGTTTTTAAGACCAAAAGCACCAGTCATGCCAGTTTCTTCATCGGCAGTAAATAAAGCCTCAATAGGGCCATGCTCAATATCTGAAGCCTGAAGAACAGCCATTGCAGCGGCAACCCCCATTCCGTTATCAGCACCTAGAGTTGTTCCTTTTGCAGTTACCCAATCTCCATCAATAAGTGTTTCGATAGGATCTTTTTCAAAATCGTGAACGGTGTCAGCATTTTTTTGAGGTACCATATCCAAGTGGCCTTGCAATACAACTCCTTTACGATTTTCAAAACCTGCTGTAGCGGGTTTTTTAATGATGATGTTTCCAACAGCATCTTTGATAGTTTCCAATCCTAAATCCTGTCCGAATTTCATCATGAAATCCTGGATTGCATCTTCGTGCTTCGATGGGCGTGGTATTTGAGTTAATGAATAAAAGTTTTCCCAAATAGCCTTAGGTTCGAGGCTTAAAATTTCTTTGCTCATTAGTATATTCCTCCGTTAAATTTTAGTGTTAATTATTCAAGAGCACTAAAGGTAGTATTTTTTAATAAAGCCGAAAAGAGAATCAGTAAAAGTGATTGTGAATTAAGGATTTTTAAGGGTGCAGAAAAATTAATGCCGGGATATAACGGTTCTTTACTAAGGGGATAAGTAATTTTTTGTTTGCTTGGGGAGTTAATTGGATCTAGTAATTGTAGGTGTTTTATTGATAATTATATTTTAAACCGTCAACATCTTTTAAAATATTTTTTAAAAGATGTTGATTCTTTGTAAAAACTATATATATTTATCCTTTGAAAAAAATGATTTAAAGCGAGATTAAATTGGAATTAGAATTTCTATACGAAAAGACACTGGAAGGCACTGTTAATGCTAAAAAAAGGAAGCAGGATCAGTATCGTAAAATACTATCCCATTTGTATTATAATGGAGTGGCTTCCATTGCGGAGATAGTGAAAACGGCAAAAATGAGTCAACCTCTGATTGCTTCGCTTGTTGAAGATCTTCTTGGTTTTGGAGTAATTCTTGAAAATGGAATTGGAGAATCAATTGGAGGAAGACGTCCGAATTTGTATTGTGTGAATCCTGAATATCAATATGTAGTTGGTGTTGATATTAATTTGCACACACTCAATTTAGCGGTTTTCGATATGAATAATCAGTTGGTATATCGCGAGGAGTTTAAGGATTTTGAGTTGGAAAACAGCAGAGAGTACTGTTACGCATTGGTTGAAAAAGTCAATATCGCACTTGATGCTATAAATATTAGAAAGGAAAAGGTGTTGGCTGTAGGAATTTCAATTCCTGGTTTGGTTGATGCTGAAAATGGGTTGACACATACACATTTATCGTTTGCCGAAGAAGGATTAAGGGCATACTTAAATCGGGAATTGGGATTTCCAATTTTGCTCGACAATGATGCACGCACCATGGCATTAGGCGAGAAAGCTTTTGGAAAAGCCAAAGACAAAAAGAATGTGTTGTGCTTGAATTTAAGTAATGGTATTGGTTTAGGAATGATTTTGAATGGTGAATTGCATAGTGGTAAAAATGGATTTGCCGGTGAGTTTGGTCATATCTTAATCGATCCGGAGGGAACACTTTGTAATTGTGGAAAAATTGGTTGTTTGGAAACTTTAACATCAGGGAAGATTTTGGTGCGGCAAATAAAGGAAGGAATTGAGAGAGGGCAGGAAAGTTTTTTAGCTAAGTATCAGATTGAGGGGAAAAAGATTGATTTGAGAGCTGTTGTTGATGCAATTTTAGCCGGTGATCAGTTTGCTATTGATCAATTAAACAAGATGTGTGAATATCTGGGGAAAGGTTTGGTGACTTTGATTCACTTACTGAATCCTGAAATGATAATTATTGGAGGAAGATTAGCTCATGCAGG is a genomic window containing:
- a CDS encoding nicotinate phosphoribosyltransferase; amino-acid sequence: MNTLTENTGLYTDYYELTMAQGYFLSSKENEQTVFDYYYRTNPYEGGYLIFAGLQDLLKILKTFSYSKENIEFLKKTGLKDEFLEYLKDFRFTATVYSMKEGEIVFPNEPLVRIEGNIIEAQLIETLLLNYLNFQSLIATKACRIRNVIGDKDFADFGLRRAQGLGGIHASRAAVIGGANTTSNVYSAFNYDIPVTGTQAHSWIQSFDYELEAFRRYATINPDSTVLLVDTYNTLKSGIPNAIIVAKELEAQGHRMIGIRLDSGDLAYLSRKARKMLDDAGLDYVKIIASNQLNEYVIKSLNDQGAEIDGYGIGTELVTGKDAGALDGVYKLVQNNGIPRLKISENIEKITMPGKKKVVRYFDEDGMFFRDGILLENEESTNRLFHPFHSHKHTYVTDYKCEDLMSKVMENGEILIENQSPVEINAYVRKRFAQLPDGHKRFISPHIYKVGFSENILSVRDHILMDIRSKIGH
- a CDS encoding DUF2062 domain-containing protein, giving the protein MNYQKVLRRFNLDKIKKSILAEIACTNTSNATIALSLTLGIFFAFSPAWGFQTVLAISFALLLRLNKVLALITVNVSSIPPLIPLIFIAGYQTGALILHGEFQKDLPDLMNLKTLGENYLQFVLGSLVFAVLIGFIFYLVISLILGRYRKV
- a CDS encoding ROK family protein translates to MELEFLYEKTLEGTVNAKKRKQDQYRKILSHLYYNGVASIAEIVKTAKMSQPLIASLVEDLLGFGVILENGIGESIGGRRPNLYCVNPEYQYVVGVDINLHTLNLAVFDMNNQLVYREEFKDFELENSREYCYALVEKVNIALDAINIRKEKVLAVGISIPGLVDAENGLTHTHLSFAEEGLRAYLNRELGFPILLDNDARTMALGEKAFGKAKDKKNVLCLNLSNGIGLGMILNGELHSGKNGFAGEFGHILIDPEGTLCNCGKIGCLETLTSGKILVRQIKEGIERGQESFLAKYQIEGKKIDLRAVVDAILAGDQFAIDQLNKMCEYLGKGLVTLIHLLNPEMIIIGGRLAHAGKYIISPVSMWMNKYAMDKISSETELVNSDLLDDAALMGTMANVMKKIVSNS
- a CDS encoding aminoacyl-histidine dipeptidase gives rise to the protein MSKEILSLEPKAIWENFYSLTQIPRPSKHEDAIQDFMMKFGQDLGLETIKDAVGNIIIKKPATAGFENRKGVVLQGHLDMVPQKNADTVHDFEKDPIETLIDGDWVTAKGTTLGADNGMGVAAAMAVLQASDIEHGPIEALFTADEETGMTGAFGLKNDVLDGDILLNMDSEDEGELYVGCAGGIDANVTFKYKEDKLEKGYVGYKLYMKGLKGGHSGMEIILGRGNSNKLLFRFLKVATKKYKLRMSSVDGGSLRNAIPRESFAIVAVPERYTEKFLAGVAEYEAIYKAELSAVEPDLAFFAEPTDAPKHVFKNKSQKNLINAIYACPNGVIRMSDAMPGLVETSTNLARVVSENGVVTIQALLRSSVNSAKEDLGQAIVSTFVLAGGKVKLEGEYPGWKPNMDSPILKTMQEVYNKKYGKIPEIKAIHAGLECGLLGAVYPHWDMISFGPTIRFPHSPDEKVKIDTVVKFWDFLVETLKNIPVK
- a CDS encoding alanine racemase, with the protein product MQNLDSKIIRPTFLLDKAKCITNIETMLTKAKRSNTRLRPHFKTHQSAEIGEWFRERGVDAIAVSSVKMAEYFANYGWADITVAIPINVREIDLINELASKIQLNLVVESQEAILFLQSELKHRVEVFIKVDTGYQRSGIPAEATGSIRLLVDLMKESDKLNCKGFLAHTGQNYQAKNQEEIHKNHSRTLLALNELKDVFRKEIPGIEVSLGDTPACSISEEFYGIDEIRPGNFVFYDIMQYVLGSCDEDQIAVAVACPVIARNIDRNELVIHGGGVHFSKEYLEADDEGTKLFGSIVRITENGWSRILGGGYLASLSQEHGIIRCSDELFDEFVIGDLIGILPVHSCMTANLMGRFMTTEGEWIETMNSKE